A stretch of the Actinoalloteichus fjordicus genome encodes the following:
- a CDS encoding ATP-grasp domain-containing protein, producing the protein MLNIFVIGLDEPNHDVLRCVPSAERYRFHPLLSIAELQHGEIPIADLLAEAERRLTDFDGSIDAIVGFWDFPVSTMVPILARRFGTRGADLTSVLKCEHKYWSRLEQQKVIDEHPRFALVSPADDRPPAELRYPMWLKPVKSFSSELAFKVEDDAEFRTAVDQIAKGIGRVGGPFEHVLAQVTLPPEIAAVGGQAILAEEALRGVQVAVEGYGWDGKVEVYGTLDSVDYPDSSCFLRHQYPSQLPDSVQRRLADVSTRVIEHIGLTGATFSIEYFYDPETDEIGLLEINSRHSQSHAELFAHVDGVPNHHCMLALALGEDPALPHRLGEHGIAARWYHRRFADGVLRRCPTRDELDRIEREIPGVVVYPTAMEGGRLSEQIGQDSYSFTLAEVFVGARDEAELIDKYERCVAALTFEFEDEAVETARIQGTDGVCTTDVVHVTEQVRAAGRAEEKDER; encoded by the coding sequence ATGTTGAACATCTTCGTCATCGGACTCGACGAGCCCAACCACGACGTACTTCGCTGCGTCCCGTCCGCCGAGCGATACCGGTTTCACCCGTTGCTGAGCATCGCGGAGCTGCAACACGGCGAGATTCCCATCGCCGACCTGCTCGCGGAGGCCGAGCGCAGGCTCACCGACTTCGACGGCTCGATCGACGCGATCGTCGGATTCTGGGACTTTCCCGTCAGCACCATGGTCCCCATCCTGGCCAGGCGTTTCGGCACCAGGGGTGCCGACCTCACCTCCGTACTCAAGTGTGAGCACAAGTACTGGAGCAGGCTCGAGCAGCAGAAGGTCATCGACGAGCATCCTCGCTTCGCCCTCGTCTCTCCTGCGGACGATCGTCCGCCCGCCGAACTGCGGTACCCGATGTGGTTGAAGCCGGTGAAGTCCTTCTCCTCCGAGCTCGCGTTCAAGGTCGAGGACGACGCGGAGTTCCGGACGGCCGTCGACCAGATCGCCAAGGGCATCGGGCGAGTGGGCGGGCCTTTCGAGCACGTCCTCGCGCAGGTGACGCTGCCGCCGGAGATCGCGGCGGTGGGCGGCCAGGCGATCCTGGCCGAGGAGGCGCTGCGCGGGGTGCAGGTGGCGGTGGAGGGCTACGGGTGGGACGGGAAGGTCGAGGTCTACGGGACGCTGGACTCCGTCGACTATCCCGACAGCTCGTGCTTCCTGCGGCACCAGTACCCGTCGCAGCTGCCGGACTCGGTGCAGCGACGGCTGGCGGACGTCTCCACGCGGGTGATCGAGCACATCGGCCTGACCGGCGCCACCTTCAGCATCGAGTACTTCTACGACCCCGAGACCGACGAGATCGGGCTTCTGGAGATCAACAGTCGACATTCGCAGTCGCACGCCGAGCTGTTCGCCCACGTGGACGGGGTGCCCAACCATCACTGCATGCTGGCGCTGGCCCTCGGTGAGGACCCGGCCCTGCCGCATCGACTCGGCGAACACGGCATCGCCGCGAGGTGGTACCACCGCAGATTCGCGGACGGGGTGCTTCGCCGATGCCCCACCCGGGACGAACTGGACCGCATCGAACGCGAGATCCCCGGCGTCGTGGTGTATCCGACGGCCATGGAGGGCGGTCGCCTCTCCGAACAGATCGGGCAGGACAGCTACAGCTTCACGCTGGCCGAGGTCTTCGTCGGCGCCCGGGACGAGGCGGAGCTGATCGACAAGTACGAGCGCTGTGTCGCGGCGCTGACCTTCGAGTTCGAGGACGAGGCCGTTGAGACGGCCCGGATTCAGGGGACCGACGGGGTCTGCACGACCGACGTGGTCCACGTGACGGAGCAGGTCCGAGCGGCAGGCCGGGCCGAAGAGAAGGATGAACGCTGA
- a CDS encoding MSMEG_6728 family protein yields the protein MQTFLPCVDFDDCAAVLDTRRLGRQRVEVLQILRALTWPDYGWKNHPAVGMWRGFTRALVCYGVTICEHWRSLGGQDTVLPQLLKFTGGVRDEQWALAEFGMLPPWLGMPALHVSHRSALVGKDPEHYRPVFPDAQTGLPYVWPRPLFPHWPLRRRHADGATRREAAVLLDEPVLPLETDWIVARLGAGRDAEFVGSPEACDLLALYAGLRTAGRTLWLARQTGEPDSVVPAIRPRRTLAGGSTTPSPARIGRQPGAVEQAAEAAEWREQVEFLFHSLPSWHPQAEPAPGELTPVETTASLIGPVPPDVGLIVLADPPHPATGGLPPAAEQHRGPRRTADTRPRVHRRTEHGGAASPLGPVHDTSGPGPLRLLTSVDDHRPLGTREPGHRGPAPSPAQRTTAHRDDARPSTAGRLPVDLPVLRLRPAPTD from the coding sequence GTGCAGACCTTCCTGCCGTGCGTGGACTTCGACGACTGCGCCGCCGTGCTGGACACGCGACGGCTCGGCAGGCAACGGGTCGAGGTGCTACAGATCCTGCGTGCCCTGACCTGGCCGGACTACGGCTGGAAGAACCATCCGGCGGTCGGGATGTGGCGTGGTTTCACCAGGGCGCTGGTCTGCTATGGCGTCACGATCTGTGAGCACTGGCGGTCTCTCGGCGGTCAGGACACCGTCCTTCCTCAGCTGTTGAAGTTCACCGGCGGCGTTCGCGACGAGCAGTGGGCGCTGGCCGAGTTCGGGATGCTGCCGCCCTGGCTCGGCATGCCCGCGCTGCACGTCTCCCATCGCTCCGCGCTGGTCGGCAAGGACCCGGAGCACTACCGCCCGGTGTTCCCGGACGCGCAGACCGGACTGCCCTATGTGTGGCCGCGCCCGCTGTTCCCGCACTGGCCGCTGCGGCGGCGCCACGCCGACGGAGCGACCCGCCGTGAGGCCGCGGTCCTGCTCGACGAGCCCGTGCTGCCGTTGGAGACGGACTGGATCGTCGCCCGGCTCGGCGCGGGTCGGGATGCGGAGTTCGTCGGTTCTCCCGAGGCCTGCGACCTGCTCGCGCTGTACGCCGGACTGCGCACGGCGGGCCGGACGCTGTGGCTGGCCAGGCAGACCGGCGAGCCGGACTCGGTGGTGCCCGCGATCCGACCGCGCCGCACGCTGGCAGGCGGCTCCACCACACCCTCCCCCGCCCGGATCGGACGGCAGCCCGGCGCGGTCGAGCAGGCCGCCGAGGCCGCCGAGTGGCGGGAACAGGTCGAGTTCCTCTTCCACTCCCTGCCCTCGTGGCATCCGCAGGCCGAGCCGGCGCCCGGCGAGCTGACCCCCGTCGAGACGACCGCCTCGCTGATCGGCCCGGTGCCGCCGGACGTCGGACTCATCGTGCTGGCCGATCCGCCGCATCCGGCCACGGGCGGCCTGCCACCGGCGGCCGAGCAGCATCGGGGGCCGCGCCGCACCGCCGACACGCGACCTCGGGTTCACCGACGGACCGAGCACGGCGGCGCGGCCAGTCCCCTCGGCCCCGTCCACGACACCAGCGGCCCCGGCCCTCTCCGCCTCCTCACCTCGGTCGATGATCATCGGCCGCTCGGCACCCGCGAACCCGGCCACCGAGGCCCGGCACCCTCCCCCGCCCAGCGGACCACAGCCCACCGCGACGACGCGAGACCGTCGACGGCGGGCCGTCTGCCCGTCGACCTCCCGGTGCTCCGACTCCGTCCCGCGCCCACCGACTGA
- a CDS encoding rhamnogalacturonan lyase produces the protein MRRARRTALTLGLGIALVVPIGGLGVASAEPTVTAEPTVTAESAPSTTAKHRRQAERLDRGLLAVPTDDGVLVSWRLLGTDRADLGFDVYRDGRKLNRGPIRDRTNLLDAEGTTTSEYRLVPRGAHGGPRHAETTTPWEQAHLDVPLNRPEGGTTPDGVAYEYRANDASIGDLDGDGSYEIVLKWDPTNSKDNSQAGHTGEVFLDAYTLTGENLWRIGLGPNIRAGAHYTQLMVYDLDGDGRSEVVVKTGDGSVDAAGTVVGDAEADHRTENGYVLTGPEYLTVFDGSTGTELATTDFSPARGDICQWGDCYGNRGDRFLAAVAYLDGVRPSVIFSRGYYEKTMLVAYDWRDGELTERWTFDSDTPGNEGYAQQGNHNLSVGDVDGDGRDEIVFGAMAVDDDGTGLYTTRLGHGDAMHLGDLDPHRPGLEVFSVHESASSPLGVEFRDAGSGEAIWGVHTGRDTGRGLAADIDPRHPGAESWAIDGEWNSTTGWLHSSAGELISQTIPAANAAVWWDGDLGREILDHDFTEEGRTGVGRIDKWDPATETTTNLLMPTGTRSNNDTKGNPTLQADILGDWREEVIWPTTDSTALRIFATPYPTEHRLTTLMHDPVYRLGIAWQNVAYNQPPHTSYFLGYGMERPKQPKIYYP, from the coding sequence ATGCGGCGCGCACGAAGAACCGCCCTGACGCTCGGTCTCGGCATCGCCCTCGTCGTGCCGATCGGCGGGCTCGGCGTCGCCTCGGCGGAGCCGACGGTCACTGCGGAGCCGACGGTCACTGCGGAATCCGCACCATCGACGACGGCGAAGCACCGCAGGCAGGCGGAACGACTGGATCGAGGCCTCCTCGCCGTGCCGACCGACGACGGCGTGCTGGTGAGCTGGCGGCTGCTGGGCACCGATCGTGCCGACCTCGGCTTCGACGTCTACCGCGACGGCCGCAAGCTCAACCGCGGTCCGATCCGTGATCGCACGAACCTGCTGGACGCCGAGGGCACCACCACCTCGGAGTACCGCCTCGTGCCGAGAGGGGCGCACGGCGGCCCCCGGCACGCCGAGACGACGACGCCGTGGGAGCAGGCACACCTGGACGTGCCGCTGAACCGCCCCGAGGGCGGGACCACCCCCGACGGGGTGGCCTACGAGTACCGGGCCAACGACGCGAGCATCGGCGACCTCGACGGCGACGGCAGCTACGAGATCGTCCTGAAGTGGGACCCCACGAACTCCAAGGACAACTCCCAGGCCGGTCACACCGGCGAGGTGTTCCTCGACGCCTACACCCTGACCGGCGAGAACCTGTGGCGGATCGGGCTGGGTCCGAACATCCGCGCGGGCGCCCACTACACCCAGCTCATGGTGTATGACCTGGACGGCGACGGCAGGTCCGAAGTCGTGGTGAAGACCGGTGACGGTTCGGTCGACGCGGCGGGGACGGTCGTCGGCGACGCCGAGGCCGACCACCGCACCGAGAACGGCTATGTGCTGACCGGGCCGGAGTACCTGACCGTGTTCGACGGGTCCACCGGGACCGAACTGGCCACCACCGACTTCTCGCCTGCTCGCGGCGACATCTGCCAGTGGGGCGACTGCTACGGCAATCGCGGTGACCGCTTTCTCGCGGCGGTGGCCTATCTGGACGGGGTGCGCCCCAGCGTGATCTTCTCGCGCGGCTACTACGAGAAGACCATGCTCGTCGCCTACGACTGGCGGGACGGCGAGCTGACCGAGCGCTGGACCTTCGACAGCGACACACCGGGCAATGAGGGCTACGCCCAGCAGGGCAATCACAATCTCTCGGTCGGCGACGTCGACGGCGACGGCCGCGACGAGATCGTCTTCGGCGCGATGGCCGTCGACGACGACGGCACGGGGCTCTACACGACCCGCCTCGGCCACGGGGACGCGATGCACCTCGGCGACCTCGATCCGCACCGTCCGGGCCTCGAGGTGTTCTCCGTGCACGAGAGCGCCAGTTCCCCGCTCGGCGTCGAGTTCCGCGACGCGGGCTCCGGCGAGGCGATCTGGGGCGTCCACACCGGTCGGGACACCGGCCGGGGGCTCGCCGCCGACATCGATCCTCGGCATCCCGGCGCGGAGAGCTGGGCGATCGACGGCGAGTGGAACAGCACCACCGGCTGGCTGCACAGCTCAGCCGGCGAGCTGATCTCCCAAACCATCCCGGCGGCCAACGCGGCGGTGTGGTGGGACGGCGACCTCGGCCGGGAAATCCTCGACCACGACTTCACCGAGGAAGGCCGCACGGGAGTCGGCCGGATCGACAAGTGGGACCCGGCGACGGAGACGACGACGAACCTGCTGATGCCGACGGGCACGCGGTCGAACAACGACACCAAGGGCAATCCGACGCTCCAGGCCGACATCCTCGGCGACTGGCGGGAAGAGGTGATCTGGCCGACCACCGACAGCACGGCGCTGCGGATCTTCGCGACCCCGTATCCGACCGAGCACCGGTTGACCACGCTGATGCACGACCCGGTCTACCGCCTCGGCATCGCATGGCAGAACGTCGCCTACAACCAGCCGCCGCACACGAGCTACTTCCTGGGCTACGGCATGGAGCGCCCGAAGCAGCCGAAGATCTACTACCCCTGA
- a CDS encoding DUF4260 family protein yields the protein MTRAVTATPTRQPPVPFAPLGLVHRVEGGLIAATAAVFFVLAGFDWWWLPALFLVFDLSFLGYAVSNRVGAFSYNLVHNFAAPAMLVSVYGILIVNGIPAAPLIFIAGCWFFHVGADRALGYGPRPSR from the coding sequence ATGACCCGTGCGGTGACCGCGACCCCGACCCGGCAGCCGCCGGTCCCCTTCGCGCCGCTGGGCCTCGTTCACCGGGTCGAAGGCGGGCTGATCGCGGCGACGGCGGCCGTGTTCTTCGTCCTTGCCGGGTTCGACTGGTGGTGGCTGCCTGCGTTGTTCCTGGTCTTCGACCTGTCGTTCCTCGGGTACGCCGTCAGTAATCGGGTAGGAGCGTTCTCCTACAACCTCGTCCACAATTTCGCCGCACCCGCGATGCTGGTCTCGGTCTACGGAATCCTGATCGTCAACGGCATCCCGGCGGCGCCGCTGATCTTCATCGCAGGATGCTGGTTCTTCCACGTCGGTGCCGACCGCGCCCTGGGCTACGGCCCGCGCCCGTCACGCTGA
- a CDS encoding TetR-like C-terminal domain-containing protein: MPRAGLDAAAVIEAAARMLDDRAPEGLSLAALAERLGVKPPSLYKHVDGMAGLERGIMIRAKSGLAQAIGQAAIGRSGTEAIKRIAHAYRRWALAHPGQYPLTVRPPAPGDEADQQASSSIAVVIFTVLDGFGIRDAEAVDATRFLRSSLHGFVDLETRGAFALPVDLEHSYQRLVEHVATSLSGWSRS, from the coding sequence GTGCCTAGGGCCGGGCTGGACGCCGCTGCGGTCATCGAGGCGGCGGCGCGGATGCTCGATGACCGCGCACCGGAAGGGCTCAGCCTCGCTGCCCTTGCGGAGCGTCTCGGCGTCAAGCCGCCGTCGTTGTACAAGCACGTCGACGGCATGGCGGGACTCGAACGCGGCATCATGATCCGCGCCAAGTCGGGCCTGGCTCAGGCGATCGGCCAGGCTGCGATCGGACGGTCCGGGACGGAGGCGATCAAGCGGATTGCGCACGCCTACCGACGCTGGGCGCTGGCGCATCCGGGGCAGTACCCGCTCACGGTGCGTCCCCCCGCCCCCGGCGACGAGGCCGATCAGCAGGCGTCCTCCTCGATCGCAGTCGTGATCTTCACCGTCCTGGACGGCTTCGGCATCCGGGACGCCGAGGCCGTCGACGCGACACGTTTCCTCCGCTCGTCCCTGCACGGGTTCGTCGACCTCGAGACCCGTGGCGCGTTCGCGCTGCCGGTCGACCTCGAGCACAGCTACCAACGGCTCGTCGAACACGTCGCGACCTCGCTGTCCGGCTGGAGCAGGTCATGA
- a CDS encoding alpha/beta fold hydrolase, which produces MVSSSDVQYLERPGQGRLAFDVHGSGPLVLLVPGMGELRSTYRFLVPVLVDAGYTVATCDLRGHGESDASFAGYGDVDTAGDVEALLRELGSPAVIVGNSMAAGAAVIVAAEHPELVRGLVLVGPFVRDPAAGFVKKLLFRVLMARPWAVAAWKAFLPTLYTGAKPADFADYRAQVIASMKRPAHRRAFSITTRTDHAAAASSLARVTAPSLVVMGERDPDFPSPEAEADWIARELRGTAAVIPDAGHYPHAQQPAHTADVVIPFLAGLDSRA; this is translated from the coding sequence ATGGTCAGTTCGTCAGACGTGCAGTACCTGGAGCGCCCCGGTCAGGGGCGGTTGGCTTTCGATGTCCATGGGTCGGGGCCGCTGGTCCTCCTCGTTCCCGGAATGGGGGAGCTCCGATCGACCTATCGCTTCCTCGTCCCGGTCCTGGTGGACGCCGGGTACACCGTGGCGACCTGCGATCTGCGCGGCCACGGCGAGAGCGACGCCTCGTTCGCAGGCTACGGCGACGTCGACACGGCGGGAGATGTCGAAGCGCTGCTGCGTGAACTCGGGTCTCCTGCGGTGATCGTGGGGAACTCGATGGCCGCAGGCGCTGCGGTGATCGTCGCCGCTGAGCATCCGGAACTCGTCAGGGGGCTGGTACTGGTCGGTCCGTTCGTGCGTGACCCTGCCGCAGGCTTCGTCAAGAAGCTGCTGTTCCGAGTGCTGATGGCACGCCCGTGGGCCGTGGCCGCGTGGAAGGCCTTTCTGCCCACGCTCTACACCGGAGCCAAGCCCGCCGACTTCGCCGACTACCGGGCGCAGGTGATCGCGAGTATGAAGCGGCCTGCTCATCGGCGTGCGTTCAGCATCACCACGCGCACCGACCACGCAGCGGCGGCGTCGAGTCTCGCTCGGGTGACCGCGCCGTCCCTCGTGGTGATGGGCGAGCGGGACCCGGACTTCCCGAGCCCCGAGGCCGAAGCCGACTGGATTGCTCGAGAGCTGCGCGGGACGGCCGCCGTGATCCCGGACGCCGGGCACTACCCGCACGCACAACAGCCTGCACACACCGCAGACGTCGTCATCCCCTTCCTTGCCGGCTTGGACAGTCGTGCCTAG
- a CDS encoding FAD-binding oxidoreductase, translating into MSSVKPPVEVADIDAAEIAALAARVKGPVLTSADEDYDAERTGYQLARRHRPDLVVGATGAADVQAAVAFATGHGLPMAVQGTGHASAGIAGSGGVLINTSRIAGVRVNAEAGTAWVAAGTRWDQVIHEAAPAGLAPLSGSYPGLGVVGYTLAGGLSLLSRRYGYAADHVRSLDVVTSDGRLRHVTVDSDPDLFWALRGGRDNFGVVIGIEIDLMPVGTLYCGGLQFPGERAAEVLAAYLDWTATVPDGLSSSIAQMSYPDAPVFPPELRGREALHIRIAYSADVLADADRLVAPLRALGPTDDTLRELPYTEAGSIYNDPPFPGSIEAGTALLGELDADAVRVICAEVPPQTVLPHLFELRHLGGRLAHPPAVANAVGHRDARFLFNVVSRRERADIAEIRPAHRRILDAVAPWRTGGRLLNFMNGEDAGAQVRSAYDPADYRRLTEIKAVYDPGNTFRLNHNIPPAGPLDPEASSGYCD; encoded by the coding sequence ATGAGCAGTGTCAAACCACCCGTCGAGGTCGCAGACATCGACGCCGCCGAGATCGCCGCCCTCGCCGCGCGGGTGAAGGGCCCCGTGCTCACCTCGGCGGATGAGGACTACGACGCGGAACGCACCGGGTACCAGCTGGCCCGCCGACATCGGCCCGACCTGGTGGTGGGCGCGACCGGAGCCGCCGACGTGCAGGCGGCGGTGGCGTTCGCGACCGGCCACGGGCTTCCGATGGCGGTGCAGGGCACCGGGCACGCATCGGCAGGCATCGCGGGCTCGGGCGGCGTGCTGATCAACACCTCCCGGATCGCAGGCGTCCGGGTGAACGCCGAGGCGGGCACCGCCTGGGTGGCAGCGGGGACGCGCTGGGACCAGGTGATCCACGAGGCGGCGCCCGCGGGGCTCGCGCCGCTTTCTGGCTCCTATCCCGGCCTCGGTGTGGTCGGCTACACGCTCGCGGGCGGGCTCAGCCTGCTGTCTCGGCGTTACGGCTACGCCGCCGACCATGTGCGCAGCCTCGACGTCGTCACCTCGGACGGCAGGCTTCGACACGTCACGGTGGACTCCGACCCGGACCTGTTCTGGGCTCTGCGTGGCGGCCGGGACAACTTCGGCGTCGTGATCGGGATCGAGATCGACCTCATGCCGGTCGGCACGCTCTACTGCGGAGGCCTGCAATTCCCGGGAGAACGGGCCGCCGAGGTCCTGGCGGCCTACCTGGACTGGACCGCCACCGTGCCGGACGGACTGAGCTCGTCGATCGCGCAGATGTCCTACCCGGACGCCCCGGTGTTCCCGCCGGAGCTGCGTGGCCGCGAGGCCCTCCACATCCGCATCGCCTACTCGGCAGACGTCCTGGCCGACGCCGATCGGCTGGTGGCGCCGCTGCGGGCGCTCGGCCCGACGGACGACACCCTCCGCGAACTGCCCTACACCGAGGCCGGGTCCATCTACAACGACCCGCCCTTCCCCGGCTCCATCGAGGCGGGGACCGCCCTGCTCGGCGAACTCGACGCCGACGCCGTGCGGGTGATCTGCGCTGAGGTACCGCCACAGACGGTGCTGCCGCACCTCTTCGAGCTACGCCACCTCGGCGGGCGGCTCGCGCACCCGCCTGCGGTGGCAAACGCGGTCGGCCACCGCGACGCACGGTTCCTGTTCAACGTCGTCTCCCGGCGGGAACGCGCTGACATCGCGGAGATCCGCCCCGCGCACCGACGCATCCTCGACGCGGTCGCGCCGTGGCGCACCGGCGGCCGGCTGCTGAACTTCATGAACGGCGAGGACGCAGGCGCCCAGGTGCGCTCGGCGTACGACCCGGCGGACTACCGGCGACTGACCGAGATCAAGGCGGTCTACGACCCGGGGAACACGTTCCGGCTCAATCACAACATCCCGCCCGCAGGCCCGCTCGACCCAGAGGCATCGTCTGGCTATTGCGATTAG
- a CDS encoding MarR family winged helix-turn-helix transcriptional regulator, whose protein sequence is MSAPEASAARRPPMPLLLAGAKDRTLRLLHERLAEEGFGELRYKHGEVFRLIDEEGSRLTDLADRSGVTKQGIGETIGELEQFGYVERVPAPDDRRAKIIRLTARGRRAQLAAARILGEIERDWAARFGEDRVIALRHVLQEIVGE, encoded by the coding sequence ATGAGCGCACCGGAGGCGAGCGCGGCGCGGCGACCGCCGATGCCGTTGCTGCTCGCCGGCGCGAAGGATCGGACACTTCGACTCCTGCATGAGCGGCTGGCCGAAGAGGGCTTCGGCGAACTGCGGTACAAGCACGGCGAGGTCTTCCGGCTCATCGACGAGGAGGGCTCCAGGCTGACCGATCTCGCCGATCGATCCGGAGTCACCAAGCAGGGCATCGGCGAGACGATCGGCGAGCTCGAGCAGTTCGGTTACGTCGAGCGCGTGCCCGCCCCGGACGACCGGCGCGCGAAGATCATCCGACTCACCGCCCGGGGAAGGCGGGCTCAGCTCGCCGCCGCCCGCATCCTCGGTGAGATCGAGCGGGACTGGGCGGCCCGCTTCGGCGAGGATCGGGTCATCGCGCTGAGGCACGTCCTACAGGAGATCGTCGGCGAGTAA
- a CDS encoding ArsR/SmtB family transcription factor: protein MTAKDALSLIFAALADPTRREILTRLSRGPATVGEVAEPFAMSAPAISQHLKVLEGAGLVERTTSAQWRTLTFRRQQLDTASEWVERHRREWGERFTLLDEHLAVMKEEKNNG, encoded by the coding sequence TTGACTGCGAAGGATGCACTGAGCCTGATCTTCGCCGCGCTCGCCGACCCGACGCGTCGGGAGATACTGACGCGCCTGTCCCGCGGGCCTGCGACCGTCGGCGAGGTCGCCGAACCCTTTGCGATGAGCGCACCGGCGATCTCTCAGCACTTGAAAGTGCTCGAGGGTGCCGGGCTCGTCGAACGGACTACGAGTGCTCAGTGGCGCACACTGACGTTTCGCCGCCAACAGCTCGACACGGCGTCGGAATGGGTGGAGCGGCATCGACGCGAATGGGGCGAGCGGTTCACCCTGCTCGATGAGCACCTGGCCGTCATGAAAGAGGAGAAGAACAATGGATAG
- a CDS encoding SRPBCC family protein, producing MDSTGTVPEFTIVRTLDAPRELVWQAWVDPAHLTHWFHPNGLHTPQESISFDAREGERYRYTMVDSDSGEAHTVGGVFLEVVPFERLVFTWAQPDDLPEASPVATVTFAAQDQRTEMTFHLRGIAGHRGDGDVHDGWDEALTNLAEHVTAQQADATDDS from the coding sequence ATGGATAGCACCGGGACCGTTCCCGAGTTCACCATCGTCCGCACCCTGGACGCACCGCGAGAACTGGTATGGCAGGCCTGGGTGGATCCAGCGCACCTCACACACTGGTTCCATCCGAACGGCTTGCACACGCCGCAGGAGTCGATCTCTTTCGACGCGCGCGAGGGCGAGCGTTATCGATACACGATGGTCGATTCCGACAGTGGCGAGGCGCATACCGTCGGCGGTGTGTTCCTCGAAGTCGTGCCTTTCGAACGACTCGTGTTCACGTGGGCACAGCCGGATGACCTCCCCGAGGCGTCGCCGGTGGCGACGGTGACTTTCGCTGCCCAGGATCAGCGCACCGAGATGACCTTTCACCTGCGAGGCATCGCCGGGCACCGAGGCGACGGCGACGTCCACGACGGCTGGGACGAAGCGCTCACCAACCTTGCGGAACACGTGACCGCCCAGCAGGCCGACGCGACGGACGACAGCTGA
- a CDS encoding dihydrofolate reductase family protein, giving the protein MGRLIIEQIVSADGSAQDADGGMNHVPSTVDDGGCDVDQRARLADVEAVVLGANTYRLFSGHWPQVTEDQDLLASILNTRPKHVVSNSLTEAPWGAFAPATVERGDGVATIRRLKAHYSGEIVLWGSLTLAAGLFDAGEVDVLRLRIVPTLAGGRRTFTTPDLGVRRLELVESRAYSGGQIVVKYALPQ; this is encoded by the coding sequence ATGGGACGTCTGATCATCGAGCAGATCGTGTCGGCCGACGGTTCCGCGCAGGACGCCGACGGCGGCATGAATCATGTCCCTTCGACCGTGGACGACGGCGGCTGCGACGTCGACCAGCGCGCACGACTGGCCGATGTCGAGGCAGTCGTCCTCGGTGCGAATACCTATCGTCTCTTCTCCGGTCATTGGCCGCAGGTCACCGAAGACCAGGATCTCCTCGCCTCGATTCTCAACACGCGACCGAAACACGTCGTGTCGAACAGTCTCACCGAGGCGCCCTGGGGTGCTTTCGCACCTGCGACGGTGGAAAGAGGCGATGGTGTCGCCACGATCCGAAGGCTGAAGGCCCACTATTCGGGCGAGATCGTGCTGTGGGGCAGTCTCACCCTGGCGGCAGGCCTCTTCGACGCCGGAGAAGTCGACGTCCTCCGCCTGCGAATCGTGCCGACCCTGGCAGGCGGGCGCCGTACCTTCACCACACCCGACCTGGGTGTGCGGCGTCTTGAGCTCGTCGAGTCCCGCGCCTACAGCGGCGGACAGATCGTGGTCAAGTACGCACTACCGCAGTGA
- a CDS encoding TetR/AcrR family transcriptional regulator, whose translation MVVFAGQGDARRSMALLWRTDDEPPPRTGPGPRPALSVDAIVDAAIVVADAEGMTALSMRAVGNRLGRTAMALYTYVPSKSELIDLMYDRVLAGLFVGPSPAASEVGWRSAVTGWVDDVLTCFVRHPWVLQVSQARPVLGPNEYLVLETLLRILATTGLGAREVQAIVATLFHFVRGAAKTIAEARQAPTATGVTDEEWWQARSTLLPEFAPDFAERFPFVARFQAASARVAQQSGSAARPQAGDEPYLEGEARTSVAVGLAVLLDGIEATMRRARTGEG comes from the coding sequence GTGGTGGTCTTTGCCGGGCAGGGCGACGCGCGACGCTCGATGGCCCTGCTGTGGCGGACCGACGACGAGCCGCCGCCGCGTACCGGTCCGGGGCCGAGACCGGCGCTGAGTGTCGACGCCATCGTGGACGCGGCGATCGTCGTCGCCGACGCGGAGGGGATGACGGCGCTGTCGATGCGCGCGGTCGGGAACCGGCTGGGTCGGACGGCCATGGCGCTCTACACCTACGTGCCCAGCAAGAGCGAGCTGATCGACCTCATGTACGACCGGGTGCTGGCCGGGTTGTTCGTCGGGCCGAGCCCGGCTGCGTCGGAGGTCGGCTGGCGATCGGCGGTCACCGGGTGGGTCGACGACGTCCTCACGTGCTTCGTCCGCCATCCCTGGGTGTTGCAGGTGTCGCAGGCGCGGCCGGTGCTCGGGCCGAACGAGTACCTCGTCCTGGAGACGCTGCTGCGCATCCTCGCCACGACCGGCCTGGGCGCCCGCGAGGTGCAGGCCATCGTGGCGACGCTGTTCCACTTCGTCCGGGGCGCGGCGAAGACGATCGCGGAGGCCCGGCAGGCACCGACAGCGACCGGGGTGACCGACGAGGAGTGGTGGCAGGCTCGATCGACGCTGCTGCCCGAGTTCGCCCCCGACTTCGCGGAGCGCTTCCCCTTCGTCGCCCGGTTCCAGGCCGCGAGTGCGCGTGTGGCGCAGCAGTCCGGATCGGCAGCCCGCCCCCAGGCGGGGGACGAGCCCTACCTGGAGGGCGAGGCGCGCACGAGTGTCGCGGTCGGCCTCGCCGTCCTGCTCGACGGAATCGAGGCGACGATGCGGCGGGCGCGAACCGGCGAGGGTTGA